The uncultured Carboxylicivirga sp. genomic interval CAATTGGACATTAATAAACTAGGAAGCGAAGTTCGGTATTCCGATACATTTAAACCAGGTGGCACTAATGCTAATTTCGTTCATTTCATTAACGATGATTCAATTAAAGTACGGACATACGAACGTGGAGTTGAAAACGAAACCTTAGCTTGTGGAACAGGTGTTGTAGCATCTGCCATATCGGCACATTTAAAAAGAAAAAACGTTAAAGAATTTAACGTTGATGTTTTAGGTGGCAAACTAAAAGTCAGCTTTGAACCCCAAAAAGACGGATTCACTAACATTTGGTTGGTTGGTCCTGCCACATTCGTTTTTAAGGGCACAATTGAAGTGTAATAAATTATCCTACAATATAAAATGGGCACCTTTTTAGAAGTGCCCATTTTTATTTTCTATATTCTCTGATTAAGATCCTAAAGTTGCAACCATTACAGCTTTAATAGTGTGCATTCTGTTTTCGGCCTGATCAAACACAATAGAAGCATCTGATTCAAAAACATCTTCGGTTACTTCCAATCCATCTACTCCAAATTTTTGATATATTTCTTCTCCAACTTTGGTTTCGCGATTATGATAGGCTGGTAAACAATGTAGAAATTTACATGCAGGATTACCTGTCAGCTCCATCGTTTTACTATTTATTTGATAAGGCATCAACAAATCAATTCGTTCTTTCCACACTTCATCAGCTTCGCCCATCGAAACCCAAACATCGGTATAAAGAAAATCACAACCTTCCACTCCAACTTTCACATCATCAGTAATAGTTATAGTGGCTCCTGACTTTTTAGCAATCTCCTCGCATTTTTTAATCAAATCACCATTAGGCTGAAGGTGCTTAGGCCCTACTATGCGTACATCCATTCCCATAATAGCACCTCCTACTAATAAAGAGTTAGCCATATTATTGCGCGCATCACCAAGATACGCATACGACACCTGATTTAATGGTATATCAATATGCTCCATCATAGTCAAGAAATCAGCTAATATTTGCGTAGGATGAAATTCATCTGTTAAACCATTCCAAACAGGAACGCCAGCATATTCAGCCAATTCTTCTACAATTGATTGACCAAAACCACGATATTCAATTCCATCAAACATACGTCCCAATACACGGGCAGTATCTTTCATCGATTCTTTATATCCAATTTGCGAACCAGAAGGTCCCAAATAGGTTACATGTGCACCCTGATCGTGCGCTGCAACTTCGAATGAACAGCGAGTTCGTGTTGATGTTTTTTCAAAAATCAATGCAATATTTTTACCCTGTAACCTTGGTTGTTCGATCCCTGCATATTTTGCAGCTTTCAGATCCTGCGCCAACTTTAACAGAAATTTGATTTCCGCTTGTGAAAAATCAAGCAGTTTTAAAAAGTTTCTATTCTTTAAATTGAAAGCCATAATCTTATTAGATTTGATTTATTTCTTTTGTCATCTATTTAGTATCATACTTATGTAAATCAGACTCATCGTAATGCATCGTAATTTTGGTTCCAAATGACTTATCAACCAGTTTCTTCGATTCGGTAATTATACTCATCTCTCCTCCTCCTTCAACAAACTGAAGAGCTGCTTTGACCTTAGGAGCCATACTTCCTTCACCAAAGATACCTTGTTCAATGTACATTTTAGTATCTTCTGCATTCAAAAATTCTAACGCTTTTTGATTGAATTCGCCATAATTAGCATATACAAACGGAACATCTGTTAAAATATAAAATCGATCTGCTTTAATTTGCCGGGCTAACAACGAAGAGGCAACATCCTTATCAATAACGGCTTCGGCAGGTCTTATATCTCCTTGTTCATCCACATAAACAGGAATACCACCCCCACCAACAGCAATAACAATTGTACCCATACGAGCATTACGTTCAATCACTTCCCAATTTACAATATTTATTGGCTGTGGCGACGGAACAACTCTTCGATAACCAGTTTTTGATTTCTTTTCTTCTTTAAAAGCCCATCCCTTCTTTTCTTTTAATTCAATCGCTTCGTCAAGACTAACTTGTTTACCAATTCGTTTGGTTGGATTTTGAAAAGCTTTGTCTTTGGGATCTACTTCAACAGAGGTAACTAAGGTTAAAACATTACGATGAATTCCACGCTTATGCAACACATTTTTTAAAGTACGCTCAATCATATATCCGATACCACCTTGCGAATCGGCAACACATATATCTAATGGCATTTGTGGAATTTGATACATCTGCTCTCCCGCATCATTTCTCATAACAATATTTCCTACTTGCGGACCATTTCCATGTGAAATAACTATATCATATCCTTCCTCCAAAAGAAAAATTATATTTTCAAGAGTCTCTGCAGTATTTTGCTCTTGTTCTTCAATGGTTCCGGGTTGAGTATCTCTTAAAAGCGCATTACCGCCAAGCGCAATAACAGCCAATTTATTCATGATATTCTCCTTAATTTGGTTACATCAGGGTATTAAATGCGATTTAGTGATTTTTAATTCCACAACTAATGATTTTCATCACTTAAATAAATCGGTTTTCTAAATCATTTTATTTTAACCAGTTTATAGTTTTACTTAAAAATCAATAGCCATATTTTTTTATGAACTAACATAAATAAAACACCAAGGTCAGGGCATCTTCCTATTTAATTACTATTTTTGAAACCTTTGGTCATCATTAAGGGAAATGAGAAAAATGAAACAAATTATTACTGTATTATTCATTTTAATATTAATTAGTTCATGTTCCGAAAAGAAAGTAAAAAGTTCGGATCAAGGTGTTATTACTTACGCTATTTCTTACCCAAAAGAAATGATGAATAACAGTTTATCTACTTTCCTACCGGGAGAAATGGTTAGCACTTTTAAAAACGATGATTATAAACTTCACATTAAAGGAGATTTAAACATTTATAATTTAGAGTACATTTCACGAGCTAATGGAGATAGCTGTTTTACCTTAATGAAAATTTTAGATAAGAAGCTCTTTTACCCTCAAAAAAGTGGTGAAAAACTATTTCTGTTCACCAACGATGATGTTCAGATAAAGTTAATTAAGGACTCTACGAAAGAAATTGCCGGATACAATTGTTCAATGGGCATTGCTCAATTTGCAAACAAAAAAATTCCTGAGATTCATTTTTACTACACAGAAGATATAAATTTTAAAACGCCTAATGCCAATACGCCTTTTAAAGACGTTCCAGGGCCTTTACTAGAATTTAATCTCTTTTATCAAGGTATGGATTTAGCATTCAAAGCTAAATCAGTTAAGCTTAAAAAGGTAAATGATGATGAATTTATCATTCCTCAAAACTATCGCGAAACAAACGCGAACGAAATAAAAGAAATCGTTTCTTCGTTAATGCAATTGTAAAGCTTGCCGTTTTTATAAAGATTTCTGCCGGATACCTTATTTTGGCAACGCTTTTATTATTTTTGCGCTTGGCAAGCTAATTACAACTTATTCTTATGGCCAAAAAACAAAAAAAGCAGAAAGCAAAAAAAACACCTGTTGCAGAACAATTAAACCTTTGGATTGATAACCTACGTCACTTTAAAGTGAGGTTTATAGCCGGTATAATAACTATTGGTATTAATTTCTTTCTGTTACTTGCTTTTTTCTCTTATTTATTCACAGGATTTGCTGATAAAAGTAAATTCGACATCCCTTTATGGGAATTAATTTCAAATGCGGATATTACAGTCGAGAACTGGACCGGAAAATTTGGAGCATATTTAGCCGACTATTTCATTAACGATGGAATTGGGGTAAGTGCTTTTTCTTTAATACTATTATTATTTGTAGCTGGCTTCCGGTTATTAGGAGCACGTATATTACCGTTAAAGAAAACTTTTTACCACTGTTTTTTCATCACAATATGGTTATCAATTACCTTAGGTTTTTTCTTTGCTTCAAGTGCCGATAGTCAATACCTATTATTAGGTGGTGCACATGGATATTATATTAGTAAATGGTTATCTTCTTCAATTGGCTCAGTCGGAACCTTTATTCTATTAATTGTTTCATTGGTAGTTTACCTTTCTATAACCTTCGAATC includes:
- a CDS encoding carbamate kinase, whose protein sequence is MNKLAVIALGGNALLRDTQPGTIEEQEQNTAETLENIIFLLEEGYDIVISHGNGPQVGNIVMRNDAGEQMYQIPQMPLDICVADSQGGIGYMIERTLKNVLHKRGIHRNVLTLVTSVEVDPKDKAFQNPTKRIGKQVSLDEAIELKEKKGWAFKEEKKSKTGYRRVVPSPQPINIVNWEVIERNARMGTIVIAVGGGGIPVYVDEQGDIRPAEAVIDKDVASSLLARQIKADRFYILTDVPFVYANYGEFNQKALEFLNAEDTKMYIEQGIFGEGSMAPKVKAALQFVEGGGEMSIITESKKLVDKSFGTKITMHYDESDLHKYDTK
- a CDS encoding ornithine carbamoyltransferase encodes the protein MAFNLKNRNFLKLLDFSQAEIKFLLKLAQDLKAAKYAGIEQPRLQGKNIALIFEKTSTRTRCSFEVAAHDQGAHVTYLGPSGSQIGYKESMKDTARVLGRMFDGIEYRGFGQSIVEELAEYAGVPVWNGLTDEFHPTQILADFLTMMEHIDIPLNQVSYAYLGDARNNMANSLLVGGAIMGMDVRIVGPKHLQPNGDLIKKCEEIAKKSGATITITDDVKVGVEGCDFLYTDVWVSMGEADEVWKERIDLLMPYQINSKTMELTGNPACKFLHCLPAYHNRETKVGEEIYQKFGVDGLEVTEDVFESDASIVFDQAENRMHTIKAVMVATLGS